The proteins below come from a single Piscinibacter gummiphilus genomic window:
- a CDS encoding zinc-binding dehydrogenase — translation MSTPTIPATALQLRSLVKKSGELELSLQNVPVPQPADDEVLVRVEATPINPSDLALLFGLADMSTAKASGTAANPVITAQVPEKMMRGLAGRLDESMPVGNEGAGTVVKAGSSPEAQALVGKTVAILGGAMYGQYRAVKAKQALLLPAGTTAAEGASCFVNPLTSLSMTEVMRREGHKALVHTAAASNLGQMLNRICMKDGIALVNIVRKPEQAEILKKIGAKYIVDSSSPSFMEDLTKALIETGATLCFDAIGGGKLAGQVLTCMEAAANANAKEYSRYGSNVHKQVYIYGGLDRSPTELNRSFGMQWGVGGWLLTPFLQKIGFADAQKLRERVAAELKTTFASHYTREVSLAEALSLEAINAYGKQATGTKYLITPQKGL, via the coding sequence ATGAGCACCCCCACCATTCCCGCCACCGCGCTGCAACTGCGCTCGCTCGTCAAGAAGAGCGGCGAACTCGAACTCTCGCTGCAGAACGTGCCCGTGCCACAACCGGCCGACGACGAGGTGCTGGTGCGCGTGGAGGCCACGCCGATCAACCCGTCCGACCTGGCGCTGCTCTTCGGCCTGGCCGACATGTCGACCGCCAAGGCTTCCGGCACCGCGGCCAACCCGGTGATCACCGCCCAGGTGCCCGAGAAGATGATGCGCGGCCTGGCCGGCCGCCTCGACGAGTCGATGCCCGTCGGCAACGAAGGCGCCGGCACCGTGGTGAAGGCCGGCTCGTCGCCCGAGGCGCAGGCGCTGGTCGGCAAGACGGTCGCCATCCTCGGCGGCGCGATGTACGGGCAATACCGCGCCGTGAAGGCCAAGCAGGCCCTGCTGCTGCCGGCGGGCACCACCGCCGCCGAAGGCGCCTCGTGCTTCGTGAACCCGCTCACCTCGCTCTCGATGACCGAGGTGATGCGCCGCGAAGGCCACAAGGCGCTGGTGCACACCGCCGCCGCGTCGAACCTCGGCCAGATGCTCAACAGGATCTGCATGAAAGACGGCATCGCGCTCGTCAACATCGTGCGCAAGCCCGAGCAGGCCGAGATCCTGAAGAAGATCGGCGCGAAGTACATCGTCGACTCCAGCAGCCCGAGCTTCATGGAAGACCTGACGAAGGCGCTGATCGAGACCGGCGCCACGCTGTGCTTCGACGCCATCGGCGGCGGCAAGCTCGCCGGCCAGGTGCTCACCTGCATGGAAGCTGCGGCCAACGCCAACGCCAAGGAATACAGCCGATACGGCTCCAACGTCCACAAGCAGGTCTACATCTACGGCGGCCTCGACCGCAGCCCGACGGAACTCAACCGCAGCTTCGGCATGCAGTGGGGCGTGGGCGGCTGGCTCTTGACGCCCTTCCTGCAGAAGATCGGTTTCGCCGATGCGCAGAAGCTGCGCGAGCGTGTGGCGGCCGAACTCAAGACCACCTTCGCCAGCCACTACACCCGCGAGGTGTCGCTGGCCGAGGCGCTGTCGCTGGAGGCGATCAACGCCTACGGCAAGCAGGCGACGGGCACCAAGTACCTGATCACGCCGCAGAAGGGGCTGTGA
- a CDS encoding response regulator transcription factor produces the protein MSTEDNVPDPLLLIVEDDDAFARTLVRSFERRGYQVLRATSLDDMRALLAEATPEFAVVDLRLAGGASGLACVQVLHEHDPTTVIVVLTGYASIATAVEAIKLGARHYLAKPANTDDIEAAFERKQGDAEVELTERTTSIKTLEWERIHETLAETGFNISETARRLGMHRRTLARKLEKQRIK, from the coding sequence ATGAGCACTGAAGACAACGTGCCCGACCCGCTGCTCTTGATCGTCGAAGACGACGATGCTTTCGCGCGCACCCTCGTGCGCTCGTTCGAGCGGCGCGGCTACCAGGTGCTGCGCGCGACCAGCCTCGACGACATGCGTGCGCTGCTCGCTGAAGCGACGCCTGAGTTCGCCGTGGTCGACCTGCGGCTCGCCGGGGGGGCTTCGGGGCTCGCCTGCGTGCAGGTGCTGCACGAGCATGACCCCACCACCGTCATCGTGGTGCTCACCGGCTACGCGAGCATCGCCACGGCGGTCGAGGCCATCAAGCTCGGGGCGCGCCACTACCTCGCCAAGCCGGCCAATACCGATGACATCGAAGCCGCCTTCGAGCGCAAGCAGGGCGATGCCGAGGTCGAGTTGACCGAGCGCACCACCTCGATCAAGACGCTGGAGTGGGAGCGAATCCACGAGACCCTGGCCGAGACGGGCTTCAACATCTCGGAAACGGCGCGTCGCCTCGGCATGCACCGGCGCACGCTCGCCCGGAAGCTGGAAAAGCAGCGCATCAAATAG
- the cyoA gene encoding ubiquinol oxidase subunit II codes for MNPSGDIASQQADLIVSSTVLMLLIIVPVIVLTLVFAWRYRETNTEATYDPEWDHSTKLELVIWGAPLLIIIALGALTWISTHKLDPWRPLQRIDAQRPVDPKTKPLVVQVVALDWKWLFVYPEQGIATVNELAAPVDRPIQFRITSSTVMNSFYVPALAGQIYAMPGMETKLHAVINRAGVYDGFSANFSGDGFSHMRFKFHGLSDAGFARWVESHKASKDELTRAVYMTLEQPSAREPVRRYGRVDPKLFDAVLNRCVDAAKMCMNEMMAIDAAGGMGKQGLAYLERKPWRDTERPYVATALCTPDNPTGSPLLADSQSAVARR; via the coding sequence GCAAGCCGACCTGATCGTCTCGTCCACCGTGCTGATGCTGCTGATCATCGTGCCGGTGATCGTGCTCACGCTCGTCTTCGCGTGGCGCTACCGCGAGACCAACACCGAGGCCACCTACGACCCCGAGTGGGACCACTCCACCAAGCTGGAGCTCGTGATCTGGGGCGCACCGCTCTTGATCATCATCGCCCTGGGCGCGCTCACCTGGATCAGCACCCACAAGCTCGACCCGTGGCGCCCGCTGCAGCGCATCGACGCGCAGCGCCCGGTGGATCCCAAGACCAAGCCGCTGGTGGTGCAGGTCGTGGCGCTCGACTGGAAGTGGCTCTTCGTCTACCCGGAGCAGGGCATCGCCACCGTCAACGAGCTCGCCGCGCCGGTCGACCGGCCGATCCAGTTCCGCATCACCTCGTCGACGGTGATGAACTCCTTCTACGTGCCGGCGCTCGCCGGCCAGATCTACGCCATGCCCGGCATGGAAACCAAGCTGCACGCCGTGATCAACCGCGCCGGCGTGTACGACGGCTTCTCGGCCAACTTCAGCGGCGACGGCTTCTCGCACATGCGCTTCAAGTTCCACGGCCTGTCGGATGCCGGCTTCGCGCGCTGGGTCGAAAGCCACAAGGCCTCGAAAGACGAGCTCACCCGCGCCGTCTACATGACGCTCGAGCAGCCGAGTGCGCGTGAGCCGGTACGCCGCTATGGGCGTGTCGACCCCAAGCTCTTCGACGCCGTGCTCAACCGCTGCGTCGACGCCGCCAAGATGTGCATGAACGAGATGATGGCCATCGACGCCGCAGGCGGCATGGGCAAACAAGGCCTCGCCTACCTCGAGCGCAAGCCCTGGCGCGACACGGAGCGCCCCTACGTCGCCACCGCCCTGTGCACCCCCGACAACCCGACCGGCTCGCCGCTCCTGGCAGACAGCCAATCGGCCGTGGCCCGCCGCTGA
- the cyoD gene encoding cytochrome o ubiquinol oxidase subunit IV, with the protein MSGAHAELAHGAHDPGHSEPHGHDDHDGGYHFSVKGYVIGFLLAVVLTAIPFWLVMGKVLPTPGLTAAVILGFAAVQIVVHMVYFLHMNSKIEGGWSMLALIFTGALVLIMLAGSIWVMYHLNTNMMPVHDMRNMP; encoded by the coding sequence ATGAGCGGCGCACATGCTGAACTCGCGCACGGCGCGCACGACCCCGGTCACAGCGAGCCGCATGGCCACGACGATCACGACGGCGGCTACCACTTCAGCGTCAAAGGCTACGTGATCGGCTTCCTGCTGGCGGTGGTGCTCACCGCCATCCCGTTCTGGCTGGTGATGGGCAAGGTGCTGCCGACGCCCGGCCTCACGGCCGCAGTAATTCTCGGTTTCGCGGCGGTGCAGATCGTGGTGCACATGGTCTATTTCCTGCACATGAACTCGAAGATCGAAGGCGGCTGGTCGATGCTCGCGCTGATCTTCACGGGCGCGCTGGTGCTCATCATGCTGGCCGGTTCGATCTGGGTGATGTACCACCTGAACACCAACATGATGCCGGTGCACGACATGCGGAACATGCCATGA
- a CDS encoding SURF1 family protein, with protein MTTTSLQTPAVDNSADDNEDFDASTASARPVLWVVLLLTGLFALAGFVALGMWQVNRLNWKTELIERVDQRVKAAPVPAPGPAEWAGLNESSAEYRRVTLRGRYAHEQETLVQAMTALGSGYWVLTPMRTEQGFVVLVNRGFVPPDKRDPATRPVATGDALQSVEGLLRMSEPGGRVLQDNDAVANRWYSRDVAAIAAARGVGDAKSVAPYFVDVAAANDAPLDWPRPGLTVLHFSNNHLMYALTWFVLAGMVAAAIAFAAVAEIRASRRRAAAQQGA; from the coding sequence ATGACGACCACTTCCCTCCAGACCCCCGCCGTCGACAACAGCGCCGACGACAACGAAGACTTCGACGCCAGCACCGCGTCGGCCCGCCCGGTGCTCTGGGTCGTGCTGCTGCTCACCGGCCTCTTCGCGCTGGCCGGCTTCGTGGCCCTCGGCATGTGGCAGGTCAACCGCCTCAACTGGAAGACCGAGCTGATCGAGCGCGTCGACCAGCGCGTGAAGGCCGCTCCCGTGCCCGCGCCCGGCCCGGCCGAATGGGCGGGTTTGAACGAGTCCAGCGCCGAGTACCGCCGCGTGACGCTGCGTGGCCGTTATGCCCACGAGCAGGAGACGCTGGTGCAGGCGATGACGGCGCTCGGCAGCGGCTACTGGGTGCTCACGCCGATGCGCACCGAGCAGGGCTTCGTCGTGCTGGTCAACCGCGGCTTCGTGCCGCCCGACAAGCGCGACCCGGCCACCCGGCCCGTCGCCACGGGCGATGCGCTGCAGTCGGTCGAGGGTCTGCTGCGCATGTCGGAGCCGGGCGGGCGGGTGCTGCAGGACAACGACGCCGTCGCCAACCGCTGGTACTCGCGCGACGTGGCGGCCATCGCGGCCGCGCGCGGCGTGGGCGACGCGAAGTCGGTCGCGCCGTATTTCGTCGACGTGGCCGCCGCCAACGATGCGCCGCTCGACTGGCCGCGCCCGGGCCTCACCGTGCTGCACTTCAGCAACAATCACCTGATGTATGCACTGACGTGGTTCGTGCTCGCGGGCATGGTGGCGGCCGCGATCGCCTTTGCGGCGGTGGCGGAAATCCGCGCCTCGCGCCGCCGTGCCGCCGCGCAGCAGGGTGCCTGA
- the cyoB gene encoding cytochrome o ubiquinol oxidase subunit I → MSSASLDLQTLVFGRLGPDAIPHDPIIWATFAMVVLGGSVVLTLMTRYRVWGPLWRDWFTSIDHKKIGIMYIVLGLVMLLRGFADALMMRLQQSIAFGDNLGYLPPHHYDQIFTAHGVIMIFFVAMPLVTGFMNYVVPLQIGARDVAFPFLNNFSFWMTAGGAMLTMASLFVGEFARTGWLAYPPLSGILQSPGVGVDYYLWSLQVAGVGTTLSGINLIATIIKMRAPGMSMMKMPVFTWTSLCTNILIVAAFPVLTAVLALLSLDRYVGTNFFTNDLGGNAMMYVNLIWIWGHPEVYILILPCFGIFSEVVSTFSRKRLFGYASMVYATVVITILSYLVWLHHFFTMGSGASVNSFFGITTMIISIPTGAKIFNWLFTMYRGRIQFDVPMLWTVGFMVTFVIGGMTGVLLAVPPADFVLHNSLFLIAHFHNVIIGGVLFGLFAGIVFWFPKAFGYKLDPFWGKCSFWFWQIGFFFAFMPLYVLGLMGVTRRMSHFDDPSLQIWFIVAAFGAVLIALGIAAFLIQLVVSYMRRDQLRDVTGDPWDGRTLEWSTSSPPPAYNFAFTPVVHDNDAWHDMKRRGAQRPTSGFKPIHMPANTAAGVVIAGLSTALGFALIWHMWIPAALLFAATIGATIFHTFNYKRDYYIPADEVTRSEDQRTLALQAARA, encoded by the coding sequence ATGTCTTCCGCTTCCCTCGACCTGCAAACACTCGTCTTCGGCCGCCTCGGGCCCGACGCGATCCCGCACGACCCGATCATCTGGGCCACCTTCGCGATGGTGGTGCTGGGCGGTTCCGTGGTGCTCACCCTCATGACGCGCTACCGCGTGTGGGGCCCGCTGTGGCGCGACTGGTTCACCAGCATCGACCACAAGAAGATCGGCATCATGTACATCGTGCTGGGCCTGGTGATGCTGCTGCGCGGCTTTGCCGACGCGCTGATGATGCGGCTGCAGCAATCGATCGCCTTCGGCGACAACCTCGGCTACCTGCCGCCGCACCACTACGACCAGATCTTCACCGCCCACGGCGTGATCATGATCTTCTTCGTGGCGATGCCGCTCGTCACCGGCTTCATGAACTACGTGGTGCCGCTGCAGATCGGCGCGCGCGACGTGGCCTTCCCCTTCCTCAACAACTTCAGCTTCTGGATGACCGCCGGCGGCGCCATGCTGACCATGGCCTCCCTCTTCGTCGGTGAGTTCGCGCGCACCGGCTGGCTCGCGTATCCGCCGCTGTCGGGCATCCTGCAGAGCCCGGGGGTGGGGGTCGATTACTACCTGTGGTCGCTGCAGGTGGCCGGGGTCGGAACGACGCTCTCCGGCATCAACCTCATCGCCACCATCATCAAGATGCGCGCCCCCGGCATGTCGATGATGAAGATGCCGGTGTTCACCTGGACCTCGCTTTGCACCAACATCCTGATCGTCGCCGCGTTCCCGGTGCTGACGGCGGTGCTGGCGCTGCTCTCGCTCGACCGCTACGTCGGCACGAACTTCTTCACGAACGACCTCGGCGGCAACGCCATGATGTACGTGAACCTGATCTGGATCTGGGGCCACCCCGAGGTCTACATCCTGATCCTGCCTTGCTTCGGCATCTTTTCTGAAGTGGTGTCGACCTTCAGCCGCAAGCGCCTCTTCGGCTACGCGTCGATGGTCTACGCGACCGTCGTGATCACCATCCTGTCGTACCTCGTGTGGCTGCACCACTTCTTCACGATGGGCTCGGGCGCGAGCGTGAACTCGTTCTTCGGCATCACGACGATGATCATCTCGATCCCCACGGGCGCGAAGATCTTCAACTGGCTCTTCACCATGTACCGCGGCCGCATCCAGTTCGACGTGCCGATGCTGTGGACGGTGGGCTTCATGGTCACCTTCGTGATCGGCGGCATGACGGGCGTGCTGCTGGCGGTGCCGCCGGCCGACTTCGTGCTGCACAACAGCCTCTTCCTGATCGCGCACTTCCACAACGTGATCATCGGCGGCGTGCTGTTTGGCCTCTTCGCCGGCATCGTGTTCTGGTTCCCCAAGGCCTTCGGCTACAAGCTCGACCCGTTCTGGGGCAAGTGCTCCTTCTGGTTTTGGCAGATCGGCTTCTTCTTCGCCTTCATGCCGCTGTACGTGCTGGGCCTGATGGGCGTGACGCGCCGCATGAGCCACTTCGACGACCCGTCGCTGCAGATCTGGTTCATCGTGGCCGCCTTCGGCGCCGTGCTGATCGCGCTCGGCATCGCCGCCTTCCTGATCCAGCTGGTGGTGAGCTACATGCGCCGCGACCAGCTGCGCGACGTGACCGGCGACCCGTGGGACGGCCGCACGCTGGAATGGTCGACCTCCTCGCCGCCGCCGGCCTACAACTTCGCGTTCACCCCGGTCGTGCACGACAACGACGCCTGGCACGACATGAAGCGCCGCGGTGCGCAGCGCCCGACGAGCGGCTTCAAGCCCATCCACATGCCGGCCAACACCGCGGCCGGCGTCGTGATCGCGGGCCTGTCGACCGCGCTCGGCTTCGCGCTCATCTGGCACATGTGGATCCCGGCCGCGCTGCTGTTCGCCGCCACCATCGGCGCGACGATCTTCCACACCTTCAACTACAAGCGCGACTACTACATCCCCGCCGATGAAGTGACGCGCAGCGAAGACCAGCGCACGCTCGCGCTCCAGGCAGCGAGGGCTTGA
- the cyoC gene encoding cytochrome o ubiquinol oxidase subunit III: MATPGGPSAVLNDAPPVFYDNGDHHPQQGTLLGFWLYLMSDCLIFAVLFATYAVLGRSYAAGPSGADLFDLNLVAINTGLLLLSSITYGFAMIGAQNKRKRQVLGWLAITGLLGLGFLGIELYEFAHLIHEGAGPQRSAFLSSFFTLVGTHGLHVTFGCIWLVTLMVQVSKHGLIAENQRRLMCLSMFWHFLDVVWIGVFTFVYLMGVMQ, from the coding sequence ATGGCGACCCCCGGCGGCCCCTCCGCCGTCTTGAACGACGCGCCGCCGGTCTTCTACGACAACGGCGACCACCACCCGCAGCAGGGCACGCTGCTGGGCTTCTGGCTGTACCTGATGAGCGACTGCCTCATCTTCGCCGTGCTCTTCGCCACCTACGCCGTGCTGGGCCGCTCCTATGCGGCGGGCCCGTCGGGCGCCGACCTGTTCGACCTGAACCTCGTCGCCATCAACACCGGCCTGCTGTTGCTGTCGTCCATCACCTACGGCTTCGCCATGATCGGCGCGCAGAACAAGCGCAAGCGGCAGGTGCTGGGCTGGCTCGCGATCACCGGCCTGCTGGGCCTGGGCTTCCTCGGTATCGAGCTGTACGAGTTCGCGCACCTCATCCACGAAGGCGCCGGCCCTCAGCGCAGTGCCTTCCTGTCGTCGTTCTTCACGCTGGTCGGCACGCACGGCCTGCACGTCACCTTCGGCTGCATCTGGCTCGTGACGCTGATGGTGCAGGTGAGCAAGCACGGCCTCATCGCCGAGAACCAGCGCCGGCTGATGTGCCTGTCGATGTTCTGGCACTTCCTCGACGTCGTCTGGATCGGCGTCTTCACCTTCGTCTATCTGATGGGAGTGATGCAATGA
- a CDS encoding ATP-binding protein, translating into MPEASHPPPALDTGQAPEKLAGRNNLLQLIQLRWLAVAGQLATILVVHFVLGITLPLPEMLSLLGALSIFNLACWLRSRTAPRVSDTELLGGLLVDVSILSAQLYCAGGVTNPFIFLYLLQVAVASVMLRPSYAWTIVGVSSGCFVALTQWYHPLKLTGLDAAALSAPYIGGLLLCFLLNAGLLVLFIVRIERNLRRRDARLADLRQRAAEEEHIVRMGLLASGAAHELGTPLATLSVILGDWSRMAPFAAEPELREEIEEMQIQIQRCKTIVSGILMSAGEARGEAPVQTTLHAFLDDLVSHWRRTRAAEGLHHERVDVPDLPMISDFALRQMIDNVLDNAFEAAPHAAPRLIAQCEHEELILRVQDEGPGFAPGMIERFGKPYQSSKGRAGGGLGLFLSVNVARSLGGRMGARNRPEGGAEVEIRLPLAALAPAAENPRHEH; encoded by the coding sequence GTGCCTGAAGCGTCACACCCCCCGCCGGCGCTGGACACCGGGCAGGCCCCCGAGAAACTCGCGGGCCGCAACAACCTCCTGCAGCTCATCCAGCTGCGCTGGCTCGCGGTGGCGGGCCAGCTCGCCACCATCCTGGTGGTGCATTTCGTGCTCGGCATCACGCTGCCGCTGCCGGAGATGCTCTCGCTCCTGGGCGCGCTCTCCATCTTCAACCTCGCGTGCTGGCTGCGCAGCCGCACCGCCCCAAGGGTGAGCGACACCGAGTTGCTCGGCGGTCTGCTGGTCGATGTGTCCATCCTCAGCGCCCAGCTGTACTGCGCGGGCGGCGTCACCAACCCGTTCATCTTCCTGTACCTGCTGCAGGTGGCCGTGGCCTCGGTGATGCTGCGGCCGAGTTATGCGTGGACCATCGTCGGCGTCTCGAGCGGGTGTTTCGTCGCGCTCACGCAGTGGTATCACCCGCTCAAGCTCACCGGGCTCGATGCCGCGGCCCTGTCGGCGCCCTACATCGGCGGCCTGCTGCTGTGCTTCCTGCTGAACGCGGGGCTGCTCGTGCTCTTCATCGTGCGCATCGAGCGCAACCTGCGGCGGCGTGATGCGCGCCTGGCCGACCTGCGCCAGCGTGCCGCCGAAGAAGAGCACATCGTGCGCATGGGGCTGCTCGCCTCGGGCGCGGCGCACGAGCTGGGCACGCCGCTCGCCACGCTGTCGGTCATCCTCGGCGACTGGTCGCGCATGGCGCCGTTTGCCGCCGAGCCCGAGCTGCGCGAAGAGATCGAGGAGATGCAGATCCAGATCCAGCGCTGCAAGACCATCGTGAGTGGCATCCTGATGTCGGCCGGCGAGGCGCGTGGCGAGGCGCCGGTGCAGACCACGCTGCATGCCTTCCTCGACGACCTCGTCTCGCACTGGCGCCGCACACGCGCCGCCGAAGGCCTGCACCACGAGCGCGTCGACGTGCCCGACCTGCCGATGATCTCGGACTTTGCGCTGCGCCAGATGATCGACAACGTGCTCGACAACGCCTTCGAAGCGGCCCCGCATGCGGCGCCTCGGCTGATCGCACAGTGCGAGCACGAGGAGCTGATCTTGCGTGTGCAGGACGAAGGCCCCGGCTTTGCGCCCGGCATGATCGAGCGCTTCGGCAAGCCCTATCAGTCGAGCAAGGGGCGCGCGGGGGGCGGGCTCGGGCTCTTCCTGTCGGTGAACGTGGCCCGCTCGCTGGGCGGGCGCATGGGCGCACGCAACCGACCCGAGGGCGGCGCCGAAGTGGAGATCCGTCTGCCGCTCGCGGCCTTGGCCCCGGCCGCCGAGAATCCCCGCCATGAGCACTGA